The Mucilaginibacter mallensis genome has a segment encoding these proteins:
- a CDS encoding HU family DNA-binding protein, with protein sequence MTKAEIITEISTKTGIEKVDVQETVEAFFKVVKSSMVGGENVYVRGFGSFVVKKRAKKTARNISKNTAIIIPEHFVPSFKPAKTFVEKVRTGNKAKASK encoded by the coding sequence ATGACTAAGGCAGAAATTATAACTGAAATCTCAACTAAAACAGGCATAGAGAAAGTTGACGTACAAGAAACCGTTGAGGCGTTTTTTAAAGTAGTTAAGAGTTCAATGGTTGGCGGCGAGAACGTATACGTTAGAGGATTCGGAAGTTTTGTAGTAAAGAAAAGAGCGAAAAAGACAGCTCGTAATATTTCAAAGAATACTGCCATTATTATTCCTGAGCATTTTGTACCTAGCTTTAAACCAGCTAAAACTTTTGTTGAAAAAGTTAGAACAGGTAACAAAGCAAAAGCAAGCAAATAA
- the mutY gene encoding A/G-specific adenine glycosylase → MLIILLLLRMNFSDELVQWYIQNKRDLPWRNTNNAYIIWLSEIILQQTRVEQGMPYFNRFVEKYPDVGSFAAAHEDDILKLWQGLGYYSRGRNMLKTARLVNELYHGKFPEQYNQLIKLKGIGEYTAAAISSFSANEAKAVVDGNVYRVIARYFGIDEPINSTKGKKIFQQMADELLNHDQPGLHNQAMMEFGAMLCKPKNPACGICPVRTGCFAFINNAITTLPVKLNKLKVRDRYLNYFLIVDGDKLLMNKRDEKDVWANMYDLPLIETSFLMSETDLLNLPQLSDHFGQHIKILEISPIYKHILTHQRLHVRFINIQVKNVNLEQNWFYTDVESLQKLAMPKIIFIFIKNFFNL, encoded by the coding sequence ATGCTTATCATCCTACTTTTGCTACGCATGAATTTCTCTGACGAATTGGTACAATGGTACATACAAAATAAACGCGACCTACCCTGGCGCAACACCAATAACGCTTATATTATATGGTTATCCGAAATTATTCTGCAACAAACACGCGTTGAGCAGGGAATGCCTTACTTTAACCGTTTTGTTGAGAAATATCCCGATGTAGGCAGCTTTGCCGCCGCCCATGAAGATGATATATTAAAGCTTTGGCAGGGCCTGGGCTATTACTCGCGCGGGCGCAACATGCTTAAAACAGCACGCCTGGTTAATGAGCTTTACCATGGTAAGTTCCCTGAGCAGTATAACCAGCTTATAAAACTGAAAGGTATTGGTGAATATACAGCGGCGGCCATATCCTCATTCTCAGCAAATGAAGCAAAAGCCGTTGTTGATGGCAATGTTTACCGGGTGATAGCCCGTTATTTCGGTATTGATGAGCCTATAAACAGCACAAAAGGCAAAAAAATATTCCAGCAAATGGCCGATGAGCTGCTTAATCATGATCAACCCGGCCTGCATAACCAGGCTATGATGGAGTTTGGCGCTATGCTGTGCAAACCTAAAAACCCGGCTTGCGGCATATGCCCGGTCAGAACGGGGTGCTTTGCTTTTATTAATAATGCAATTACCACTTTACCAGTAAAATTAAATAAGCTGAAAGTTCGTGACAGATATCTCAACTATTTCTTAATAGTTGACGGCGATAAACTATTGATGAACAAACGCGATGAGAAAGATGTCTGGGCAAATATGTACGATCTGCCACTGATAGAAACATCGTTTTTGATGTCTGAAACAGATCTGTTGAATTTACCCCAACTGAGTGACCATTTTGGGCAGCACATTAAAATACTTGAAATATCGCCCATTTACAAGCATATACTTACTCACCAGCGCCTGCACGTGCGTTTCATAAATATACAGGTTAAAAATGTTAACTTAGAACAAAATTGGTTTTATACCGATGTAGAAAGCTTACAAAAATTGGCAATGCCAAAAATCATTTTTATATTTATAAAAAATTTTTTTAATTTGTAG